Below is a window of Myroides profundi DNA.
TTAGATCAGTTAAAAGCTGGTAAATTCACTGATGAAATTACTGGTGTACTTGAGAAAGTAGCTAAAGAGATTTCTGCAAAATATTAAGAAATAATGTTTGTCTACAAGTGATATCATGTCACTTGTAGATAAATTTATATACAATTTACAATGGCAAACCTTAAAGAAATACGTAATAGGATTTCATCAATCGGATCGACAATGCAGATTACTTCTGCTATGAAGATGGTATCTGCAGCTAAGCTTAAAAAAGCTACTGATACTATTATGGCTATGCGTCCATATTCAGAAAAGTTGACTGAATTGATTCAAAATGTTAGCGCAACTTTAGAAGGTGATAATTCAGGAGTATATTCTCAAACTAGAGAGGTTAAGAATGTTCTTCTTGTGGTTATTACTTCAAACAGAGGTTTGTGTGGTGGTTTTAACGCGAATATTATCAAACAAATTAATGCGCTTAAAGCTACTCAATATAAAGACGTTAATGTTGATTTATTGACAATTGGTAAAAAAGGTCACGATATATTACGTAAATCTTTTACTGTAATTGAGAACAAAAGTGATTTGTTTGATCATGTAGATTTTGCAAATTGTGCTGTTATAGCTGAACAAATGATGGAAGCTTTCGTTGAAGAGAAGTATGATTCAATTCAGATCGTTTACAATCAGTTCAAAAATGCTGCTACACAAGATGTAGTAACAGAACAGTTTTTACCATTGTTACCAGTTGAAACTAGTGAGAATACTAGTTCTGACTATATTTATGAGCCTTCTAAAGAAGAGATTATTAATACATTAATTCCTCTTTCTTTAAAAACTCAATTATTAAAAGCGGTTGCGGACTCTGTAGCTTCTGAACATGGAGCTCGTATGACTGCGATGCACAAAGCAACTGATAACGCTAAAGACTTACGTGATGAATTAACGTTAAGTTACAACAAAGCTCGTCAAGCTGCTATTACAAATGAAATTCTAGAAATTGTTGGTGGTGCTGAGGCATTAAACAACTAATCTGAATATTATACTTTTAAAAAAGGGATACTCGTCTGAGTATCCCTTTTTTTGTATTATTAAGTGATTTAAGACGCTTTTTGATATGAGGTATCTGTTTGTTAGGAAATTGATGAAGAGCAGCTTAAAAAGCTTTTAATGTAGTTAGTTAGTTAGTTAGTTAGTTAGTTAGTTAGTTAGTTAGTTAGTTAGTTAGTTAGTTAGTTAGTTAGTTAGTTAGTTAGTTAGTTACAATAAAAAAGCCGTTTAAGATGTCTTAAACGGCTTTATACTTATATCAAGTAATCTTATTTTAATTCTCTAATTAGATAGATGTATACAGGGAAGTGGTCACTGAAACCAGGCTCTCCGTTAGTGTTTCTAAGCGGATAACCTTTGTACTGTCCTGTTGGTTGAACCATAAAAGGTTTTTTATAGATTCTTGCTTTCCAGTACGCCCATGATGAGTAATCATCTCTAACGTAAGGCTCGCTAATTACCATTTGGTCAAAAACATCCCATGCATCACGGTAAGCTAATGTCCCTAATCCATCTTTTGACATTTTTTCCATTGGATTAAAAAGACCCTGTGGAGTAAGTTCAGATTTTTTACCAGCTGTTTTTAGTACCTTTTTCATACTGTTGTTGTATGGACCGTCGTTCATATCTCCCATAGTGATTACTTTCGCATTTGGGTTGATAGTGTATAGTGAGTCGATGATCTTTTTGTTTAATGCAGCAGCGGCTTCACGTAATGGGCTACTTCTTTTCTCTCCACCCACTCTAGAAGGCCAGTGATTTACAATAAAGTGTACTTCTTCTCCATCTAGAAGACCTGTTACTAACAGTTGATCACGAGTATAGATACGAGTACCTTTTTCTCCTGTATGTCTGTCTACTTTATTCATATCGTAGATATAAAGAGGATGTGGAGTCGCATTAGTTACAGAGAAGTGTTTTTTCTGATATAGTAATCCTACATCAATACCACGTTTGTCAGGAGAGTCAAAGTGCGCTATACCATAATCTCCAGGCGCAAGTTGTGGGTCGCGTACTAAATCTTCTAGTACAGCTCTATTTTCAACTTCGGCAACACCTATTATTGCAGGCATTTTAGTGTTTTCGTCTGTACCAATCTGAGACATAACTTTCGCAAGATTGTGAATTTTCTTTTGGTACTTTTTAGATGTCCAAGCTTGTGCTCCTGTAGGAGTCCACTCTTCATCATAGATTTTGGGGTCTCTAATTGTATCAAACAAGTTCTCACAGTTGTAGAACGCAATTGTTTGAATCTCATACTTTTTCTCTTGTGCTTGTGCTCCCATTGAGATAAGCGCAAACAACAAAAAGATTCTTTGAAGTTTGATGTGCATGACTAGGTTAATTTAAGTAAAGAATTGTCTTATTTCTTTGACAAAAATAGCTAATATTATTATAATAACATACCTTTGTATTAGAAATAACCTTACGGTATTTCTTAACATAGCACTTTAATCATTTTTAATTTATGAAGAAACTTTTATTTAGTTTGTTCTTTGTGTTACAGGTAGTTATATCTTATGCGCAAGGAGTTCAGGAAATTAAAGGGAAAGTTGTGGATGGTGCCACTCAGATGCCAATGAATGCGGTATCTGTAAAAGTACAAGCTTCTACTACTTCCTCTTTAACAGACAATGAAGGGAGATTCACTTTAGAAAATGTTAAAACGGGTAACCATGATGTTGTAATCTCTTATGTGGGATATGTAACAAAACGTTTACCTGTAGAGGTAGGTGATGGCATCATCGACCTTGGTACAATTTCTTTAGACGAGGATTTCGCTTCTATTGCAAATTTAGGGCTTATTACACTTACGGAGAATGACCTAAGTGATGATGACTCTAGTAACGACACTTCATCAGGTTTGTTACAAGCTACTAAAGATCCTTTCCAACAAGCAGCAGCTTATAACTGGGGATCTGCATTCTACAGAATGCGTGGACTTGATAACGAGTATGGTAAGACAATGATCAATGGGGTAGTAATGAACAAAGTTCATGATGGTCGCCCACAATGGGGGAACTGGGGAGGTCTAAATGACGCTACTCGTAACCAAGTTTTCTCTTCAGGATCTACTCCTTCAGATTTCTCTTTTGGTGGAATCTTAGGAACACAAAACATTTCTACAAGAGCATCTCAAATCAGAAAAGGTGCTAAAGCAGGTTTCTCTGGATCTGATACTAATTACAACTGGAGACCTTACGCTATTTACTCTTCTGGTTTAGATAAGAATGGATGGGCATTTGCTTTATCTGCATCTTATAGAGGGGCAAAAGAAGGTAGGTTTGAAGGTACAAATTATGATGCATTATCATTATTCGCTGCTGTTGAGAAGAAATTTAATGATAATCACAGTTTAAACTTTACAGCTATTTATGCTCAAAATAAAAGAGCTAAAAACTCACCTATTACTCAAGAGCAAGCTGATTTAAAAGGGTATAAGTATAATTCTTACTGGGGATGGCAAAATGGAGATAAAAGAAATGGTCGTTACAAAGATGTTTCTGAACCAATCTTCCAATTGACACACTATTGGAAAATAGATGAATTAAATAACTTAACGACTACTGCTTCTTATCAATTTGGACATATTAAAAATAGTCGTTTAGGATACCAAGATAACTTAAATCCAGATCCTGCATACTATAGAGATATGCCTAGCTATGCACTTAATAATAGTGATAAAAATTCTTGGGAATGGCAACCTTTAAGAGAATTGGCTAAAGTAAAAGAAGCTCAATTTAAAGAAGGAGGTCAAGTTGATTGGGAAAAAATATATCGTTCAAATAGTAGATTTGAAGGAAGAAGTAAGACAATCTTGTACGAGGATGTACAAAAAGATCAAACATTTTCTTTTAACTCTAACTTAAAATCTATATTATCTGATCATGTTACTTTAGATGCTGGCTTTAATTATAGAAGAGTTAATTCTTCTTACTTTAAAGAGCTTGTAGATTTATTAGGAGGATCTTATTATAACGATATAGATACCTATTTAATAGGAGATAATTCTCAAAGTGACTTACATAATAGAGATAGAAAGGTTTATGAAGGAGATAAGTTTGGATATAATTATTCAGTTGACTCTAACATAATAGATGTATTTACACAGTTTAACTTTGATTATGATAAATTCGACTTCTATATAGCACAGAAGATAGGCTACACTTCATACGAGAGAGATGGAAAATATAGAAATGGTGTTTATCCAAATAATTCTTATGGTAAAGGTGGTTTAGTAGATTTTAATAACTTCGGATTTAAAGGAGGGGCTACTTACCATATTACAGGTCGCCATGCTTTAAATATGAATGTAGCATATTATAATCAAGCACCAACTATTAGAAACACTTTCTCTAATGCAAGGGTAAATAATTTGGTAACTAAAGATTTAACTAATGAAGATGTATTTAGCATTGATGGTAGTTATATCGTTAGAACACCTAAGTTAAAGGCTCGTGTTTCAGGATATTTATCTGAAATTAAAAATAGTACTCAAATCAACTTCTACTATGCTGATGGAGCAGGTATTATGAATGCTGATGGAGAATTGTTAACACAATCTGGAGGAGCATTTGTATCTGAAATTCTAACAGGTGTGAATAAACGTAATTTAGGTATTGAATTAGGTGCAGAGTATCAATTGACTCAAACATTGAAAGCTACAGCAGCTGCTGTAGTAGGTCAATCGTTCTACACTAATAATCCTAATATTAGATTGAATTCTGATAATGTAGCGAAGACTTTTGATTATGGAGAAGCTTATATGAAGAATTATAAAGTAGGTAATGGACCTCAGACTGCACTATCTTTAGGGTTAGAGTATAGAGATCCTGCTTATTGGTGGGTAGGAGCAAATATTAATTATATGGATAACTCATATACTAATATTTCAGCGCTTAGAAGAACAGATAACTTCGTAAAAGATCCATTAACTGGACAAACTTTACCAGGTGTTACAGATGATAAGTTAAGAAATATCTTAAAGCAAGAGAAATTAGCTGACTTTACTGTAGTAAATATAACAGGAGGTAAATCTTGGAGATTGCCTAATAGAAATTTAATCGGATTCTTTGCAAGTATCAATAATGTGTTCAATAGACATTATAAAACTGGTGGATTCGAACAAGCTAGAAATGCTAACTATAAACAAGAAGTTCTAAACAACGCTCAGTACTTTAATGAAGGTCACGGGTACAATACTTTTGGAAACAAGTATTGGTACGGTTATGGACGTAATTTCTTTGTAAATGTTTATTATAATTTCTAATAATAATACCTATGAAAACATTAATTAAATCAATATTATATTTTTCTTTTGCAGCTCTAGTTTTTACAGGGTGTGCAAAGAACGATGACTTCTCTATACCTACAATAGTAGATCCAGCAGCAGGTCTAAAAGAAACTAAATCTATAGAAGATATCTATAAATTTATAACTCCTACAATAGCTAAATATGAAGCAGATGATATCATTAAAGGTATTATTGTTTCTACTGATAAAGAACAAACTTTCTTTAAGGAAATTTACTTTGTAGATGAACAAAATAATAAAGCAGGTGTATTTAAACTAGATAAGTATTCAACTTTTGTTGATTATGAAATCGGATCGACTGTTTATATTAAATTGAAAGATACTTATGTTCAATTAAATAATGGAATTTTAAGTATCGGTGGACAAAATGGTAAATTTGTTGGTTATTTAGCTGATCCTATTTATAAAAAACACATTTTTGCTAGTAATAAAAACGTATTGTCTCTAAAAGAATTAGAGGAAAATTACTTAACTGAAGTTACGTTGAAAGAGGTAATTGAATCTAATGGAAAGGATCATTCATTCATTGGGAAATTAATACGTATTAAAGATGTACAGTTTGATAGTGAGGCTAGAGGTAAAACATTTGTAAGAAATGGAGAATCTGCTACATTTAATATTATTGAGTCTAGAGAAGCTGTTGTTAATCCTTTACAAGGTAAAATCGGCTTTAGAGTTGCTTCACA
It encodes the following:
- a CDS encoding TonB-dependent receptor, translated to MKKLLFSLFFVLQVVISYAQGVQEIKGKVVDGATQMPMNAVSVKVQASTTSSLTDNEGRFTLENVKTGNHDVVISYVGYVTKRLPVEVGDGIIDLGTISLDEDFASIANLGLITLTENDLSDDDSSNDTSSGLLQATKDPFQQAAAYNWGSAFYRMRGLDNEYGKTMINGVVMNKVHDGRPQWGNWGGLNDATRNQVFSSGSTPSDFSFGGILGTQNISTRASQIRKGAKAGFSGSDTNYNWRPYAIYSSGLDKNGWAFALSASYRGAKEGRFEGTNYDALSLFAAVEKKFNDNHSLNFTAIYAQNKRAKNSPITQEQADLKGYKYNSYWGWQNGDKRNGRYKDVSEPIFQLTHYWKIDELNNLTTTASYQFGHIKNSRLGYQDNLNPDPAYYRDMPSYALNNSDKNSWEWQPLRELAKVKEAQFKEGGQVDWEKIYRSNSRFEGRSKTILYEDVQKDQTFSFNSNLKSILSDHVTLDAGFNYRRVNSSYFKELVDLLGGSYYNDIDTYLIGDNSQSDLHNRDRKVYEGDKFGYNYSVDSNIIDVFTQFNFDYDKFDFYIAQKIGYTSYERDGKYRNGVYPNNSYGKGGLVDFNNFGFKGGATYHITGRHALNMNVAYYNQAPTIRNTFSNARVNNLVTKDLTNEDVFSIDGSYIVRTPKLKARVSGYLSEIKNSTQINFYYADGAGIMNADGELLTQSGGAFVSEILTGVNKRNLGIELGAEYQLTQTLKATAAAVVGQSFYTNNPNIRLNSDNVAKTFDYGEAYMKNYKVGNGPQTALSLGLEYRDPAYWWVGANINYMDNSYTNISALRRTDNFVKDPLTGQTLPGVTDDKLRNILKQEKLADFTVVNITGGKSWRLPNRNLIGFFASINNVFNRHYKTGGFEQARNANYKQEVLNNAQYFNEGHGYNTFGNKYWYGYGRNFFVNVYYNF
- the atpG gene encoding ATP synthase F1 subunit gamma; protein product: MANLKEIRNRISSIGSTMQITSAMKMVSAAKLKKATDTIMAMRPYSEKLTELIQNVSATLEGDNSGVYSQTREVKNVLLVVITSNRGLCGGFNANIIKQINALKATQYKDVNVDLLTIGKKGHDILRKSFTVIENKSDLFDHVDFANCAVIAEQMMEAFVEEKYDSIQIVYNQFKNAATQDVVTEQFLPLLPVETSENTSSDYIYEPSKEEIINTLIPLSLKTQLLKAVADSVASEHGARMTAMHKATDNAKDLRDELTLSYNKARQAAITNEILEIVGGAEALNN
- a CDS encoding endonuclease, with amino-acid sequence MHIKLQRIFLLFALISMGAQAQEKKYEIQTIAFYNCENLFDTIRDPKIYDEEWTPTGAQAWTSKKYQKKIHNLAKVMSQIGTDENTKMPAIIGVAEVENRAVLEDLVRDPQLAPGDYGIAHFDSPDKRGIDVGLLYQKKHFSVTNATPHPLYIYDMNKVDRHTGEKGTRIYTRDQLLVTGLLDGEEVHFIVNHWPSRVGGEKRSSPLREAAAALNKKIIDSLYTINPNAKVITMGDMNDGPYNNSMKKVLKTAGKKSELTPQGLFNPMEKMSKDGLGTLAYRDAWDVFDQMVISEPYVRDDYSSWAYWKARIYKKPFMVQPTGQYKGYPLRNTNGEPGFSDHFPVYIYLIRELK